A genomic window from Quercus lobata isolate SW786 chromosome 10, ValleyOak3.0 Primary Assembly, whole genome shotgun sequence includes:
- the LOC115963926 gene encoding AP-3 complex subunit delta, whose translation MASTTSSIMDTLFQRTLEDLIKGLRLQLIGESAFISKALDEIRREIKSTDPHTKSNALQKLSYLSSLHHFDMSWAAFHVVEVMSSSRFSHKKIGYHAASLSFSDSTPVLLLITNQLRKDLTNPNNEFEVSLALECLSRIATTDLCRDLTPEIFTLLSSTKIFVRKKAIALVLRVFEKYPDAVKVCFKRLVENLDSTDPHIVSAVVGVFCELTSNDPKSYLPLAPEFYRILVDSKNNWVLIKMLKIFTKLVLLEPRLAKRVVEPVCEHMRRTGAKSLMFECVRTVVSSLSEYEQAVKLAVVKIRELLLDDDPNLRYLGLNALSIVAPKHLWAVLENKEVVIKWLSDEDPNIKRESLRLVMAMVSENNVVEICRVLVNYALKSDPEFCNEILGSILSTCSRNLYEIVNDFDWYVSLLGEMSRILHCQQGDEIENQLIDISMRVRDVRPELVRVGRDLLIDPALLSNHFLYRILSAAAWVSGEYVEFSRNPFELIEALLQPRTNLLPPSIRAIYIQSAFKVLIFCLHSYLLQRESTASSYPDTSALSELASKREMPEGSDLATFKAHSHSEQDEVFNPRVSNQSSEELSVGNGGGRTISHGQTSTPVTSENSFTYEAVVNQLNLIELALGPLTGSHDVEILERVRNLLCFIELIKGEILESLVQNEENLNSAEMKSSKIIKLMSDAFSEELGPVSVSAQERVPIPEGLALKENLNDLDMICGDIQLPSSISFSLVSTHYEEGVGASLPDLQSKEELEPPSEATSLLAEHRKRHGLYYLTSEKNDIVANDYPPANDPKLQDNQNNDTEDLVKLTEQLLVSKKRPNQAKPRPVVVKLDGDVVPVSAKRPGPKDDSLSGAVQEVLLGSDTKTSTSRSNPSDKSSSKRKGKEKLIIDPSSELNENLGDAEKLDRENPSSRRSKHRTHGKERRHKSPGKIREEREENGQKEKKKSSHRHARHKTRQRADVPLNVVSETPVIPDFLL comes from the coding sequence ATGGCTAGTACCACTTCTTCCATCATGGACACACTCTTCCAACGCACCTTAGAGGACCTAATCAAGGGCCTCCGCCTCCAACTCATCGGCGAGTCCGCTTTCATCTCCAAAGCCCTCGACGAGATCCGCCGCGAGATCAAATCCACAGACCCACACACCAAATCCAACGCACTCCAAAAGCTCTCCTACCTCTCTTCTCTCCACCACTTCGACATGTCGTGGGCTGCTTTCCATGTCGTCGAAGTCATGTCTTCCTCTCGCTTTTCCCACAAGAAAATCGGGTACCATGCTGCTTCTCTCTCCTTCAGCGACTCCACCCCTGTGCTCCTCTTGATCACCAATCAACTCCGCAAAGATTTGACCAACCCAAACAACGAGTTTGAGGTAAGTCTTGCTCTTGAATGCCTGTCTAGAATTGCCACTACTGATCTTTGTAGAGACTTAACTCCTGAGATTTTCACCCTTTTGTCAAGTACTAAGATTTTCGTGAGAAAGAAAGCGATTGCGCTTGTTTTGAGGGTTTTCGAGAAATACCCAGATGCTGTAAAGGTCTGTTTTAAGCGTTTGGTTGAGAATTTAGATAGTACCGATCCTCACATTGTGTCTGCGGTTGTTGGGGTCTTTTGTGAACTCACTTCTAATGACCCCAAATCGTATCTTCCATTGGCGCCCGAgttttatagaattttagttgattCTAAGAACAATTGGGTGTTGATTAAGATGTTGAAGATTTTCACCAAGTTGGTGCTGTTGGAGCCAAGGTTGGCGAAGCGGGTTGTTGAGCCAGTTTGTGAGCATATGAGGAGGACTGGAGCTAAGTCGTTGATGTTTGAGTGTGTTAGGACTGTGGTGAGTAGTTTGAGTGAGTATGAACAAGCGGTGAAGCTTGCGGTTGTGAAGATTCGGGAGTTGTTGCTAGATGATGATCCGAATCTTAGGTATCTTGGATTGAATGCACTTTCGATTGTTGCTCCGAAGCACTTGTGGGCTGTGTTGGAGAATAAGGAGGTAGTAATTAAGTGGTTGAGTGATGAGGATCCTAATATCAAGCGTGAGTCCTTGCGTCTTGTGATGGCAATGGTTTCTGAAAATAATGTGGTTGAAATTTGCAGGGTTTTGGTGAATTATGCTTTAAAATCTGATCCAGAGTTTTGCAATGAGATTCTGGGGTCCATTTTGTCGACATGTTCTAGAAATTTGTATGAGATAGTTAATGATTTTGATTGGTATGTGTCGCTTCTTGGAGAAATGTCGAGGATTCTACATTGCCAACAGGGGGATGAAATTGAGAATCAGCTAATTGATATCAGTATGAGGGTCAGGGATGTTAGACCAGAGCTTGTTCGGGTTGGTCGTGATCTGCTAATTGATCCTGCATTACTTAGTAACCATTTCTTGTATAGGATATTATCTGCTGCTGCTTGGGTGTCAGGGGAGTATGTTGAGTTCTCAAGGAATCCGTTTGAACTTATAGAGGCACTGTTACAACCTCGTACGAATCTCTTGCCACCATCAATAAGGGCAATATATATCCAGTCTGCTTTTAAAGTATTAATCTTTTGTTTACATTCTTACCTCTTACAAAGGGAAAGTACTGCTTCCTCATATCCTGATACTTCGGCACTTTCTGAATTAGCCTCCAAGAGGGAAATGCCTGAGGGTTCTGATTTGGCAACATTTAAAGCTCATTCTCACAGTGAACAGGATGAAGTGTTCAACCCAAGGGTGTCAAATCAATCATCTGAAGAGCTTTCTGTAGGAAATGGTGGGGGTAGAACTATTAGTCATGGTCAGACATCTACACCTGTTACTTCAGAGAACAGTTTCACATATGAAGCTGTTGTCAACCAATTAAATCTAATAGAGTTGGCTCTGGGCCCACTTACAGGAAGCCATGATGTAGAAATACTGGAGAGAGTGAGGAATCTATTATGTTTCATTGAGTTGATTAAGGGAGAAATCCTTGAGAGCTTAGTGCAGAATGAAGAAAACTTGAATAGTGCAGAGATGAAATCTTCCAAAATCATCAAACTGATGAGTGATGCCTTTTCGGAGGAGCTTGGTCCAGTCTCAGTTAGTGCTCAGGAAAGAGTTCCTATACCAGAAGGATTAGCGCTTAAGGAGAATCTTAATGATTTGGACATGATCTGTGGTGATATTCAACTACCTTCATCAATTTCATTTTCTCTGGTAAGTACTCATTATGAGGAGGGGGTTGGTGCTTCTCTCCCTGACCTCCAAAGCAAAGAAGAATTGGAACCACCAAGTGAGGCCACGTCTCTACTTGCTGAACACCGTAAGCGGCATGGGTTATACTATCTTACTTCAGAGAAAAATGACATTGTAGCAAATGATTATCCACCTGCCAATGACCCCAAGTTGCAGGATAATCAGAATAATGACACTGAAGATCTAGTTAAGCTTACTGAGCAACTACTTGTGTCAAAGAAAAGGCCAAACCAGGCAAAGCCTAGGCCTGTAGTGGTGAAATTGGATGGAGATGTTGTACCTGTTTCAGCCAAGAGGCCAGGTCCAAAGGATGATTCGCTATCTGGTGCAGTGCAGGAAGTTCTTTTGGGAAGTGACACAAAAACCTCTACATCACGAAGTAATCCCTCTGATAAGTCATCAAGTAAgagaaaagggaaggaaaagcTAATCATTGATCCTTCTTCCGAACTGAATGAAAATTTGGGTGATGCAGAAAAGCTAGACCGTGAAAATCCAAGTTCAAGAAGAAGTAAACACCGTACTCATGGTAAAGAGAGAAGACATAAGAGTCCAGGAAAGATTAGGGAGGAAAGGGAAGAAAATGGtcagaaagagaagaaaaagagtagTCATCGCCATGCTAGGCACAAAACTCGACAAAGAGCTGATGTGCCCTTGAACGTGGTTTCAGAAACACCAGTAATTCCAGATTTTCTTTTGTAG
- the LOC115962473 gene encoding glycosyltransferase BC10-like: MGIEQQQQSPKIAKNSYLSFKHVFYFVFFVIGLSIGITTSLYLKTFSFYIQTTLSLPSLSATILEQSPPSPLPPSPPPPLLIALQSPPLPPQPVLIAVQPPSPLPPTIPNESRIASNNKPSLMHNMDDDELFWRASMVPSIREFPFNYVPKVAFMFLTKGPIPLGPLWEKFFKGYEGRYTIYVHPHPSYNESVPASSVFHGRRIPSKPVEWGKPTMIDAERRLLANALLDLSNERFVLLSETCIPLFNFTTIYNYLIGSNKSFIGSYDDPRKVGRGRYNPQMFPTISIADWRKGSQWFEVNRKLAIDIISDKKYYPVFSEFCSPPCYMDEHYIPTIVNILSPEENSNRSITWVDWSKTGPHPGKFVRQAVNIEFLNQIRFGTNCTYNGNATTSMCFLFARKFMPNTLQPLLQIASEFLHFST; this comes from the exons ATGGGAATTGAACAACAGCAACAGTCTCCAAAGATTGCAAAGAATTCATATTTATCGTTTAAACatgtcttttattttgtgttctttgtgaTTGGTTTGTCCATTGGAATCACAACTAGTTTGTACCTTAAAACCTTCTCTTTCTACATTCAAACAACCCTGTCATTGCCATCGTTATCAGCAACAATTCTAGAGCAGTCACCACCATCACCAttaccaccatcaccaccacctccaCTACTAATAGCTCTACAATCACCACCGCTGCCGCCGCAGCCAGTACTAATAGCTGTACAACCACCATCACCACTACCACCCACTATACCGAATGAAAGTAGGATTGCATCCAATAATAAGCCCTCTCTCATGCACAACATGGATGATGACGAGTTGTTTTGGCGAGCATCAATGGTTCCAAGTATTAGAGAGTTCCCTTTTAATTATGTCCCAAAGGTTGCTTTCATGTTCTTGACAAAAGGGCCTATACCTTTGGGACCATTGTGGGAGAAATTCTTTAAAGGTTATGAAGGTCGTTATACCATTTATGTTCACCCTCATCCGTCATATAATGAATCTGTCCCTGCAAGTTCTGTTTTCCATGGAAGAAGAATTCCAAGCAAG CCAGTGGAATGGGGGAAACCAACAATGATTGACGCAGAGAGGCGCCTCTTGGCTAATGCACTACTAGATCTCTCTAATGAAAGATTTGTATTACTCTCAGAGACATGCATTCCTTTGTTCAACTTCACAACAATATATAACTATCTCATTGGCTCCAATAAGAGCTTTATAGGCtcatatgatgacccaagaaaagtTGGTCGTGGTCGATACAATCCTCAAATGTTTCCAACAATTTCTATAGCAGATTGGAGAAAAGGGTCTCAATGGTTTGAGGTCAATCGCAAGTTAGCGATTGATATTATATCAGACAAGAAGTACTACCCTGTATTTAGTGAGTTTTGCAGTCCTCCATGTTACATGGATGAGCACTATATTCCTACGATAGTGAACATTCTGAGCCCAGAGGAGAACTCGAATAGGAGTATCACTTGGGTTGATTGGTCTAAGACTGGTCCACACCCAGGAAAATTTGTCAGGCAAGCTGTTAATATTGAGTTCTTGAATCAAATAAGGTTTGGTACTAACTGCACCTATAATGGCAATGCTACTACCTCTATGTGCTTTTTGTTTGCTAGGAAGTTCATGCCAAACACTTTGCAACCTTTGTTGCAGATTGCATCAGAGTTTCTACATTTCAGTACTTGA